The Enterobacter huaxiensis sequence ATGACCGACGGCCTGCTCGTACGCGATCTCCACACCGGTTATCGCAAGAAGAAGATCATCAATGGCTTAACGACGCCGCTGCTGCCGCGCGGGAAAATTACCGCGCTGCTGGGGCCAAACGGTTCGGGAAAATCAACCCTGCTGCGCGCGCTTGCAGACCTCAATCCCGCCGAAGGGGCGCTGCTGCTCAATGGCGACGATTTAATGACGCTGCCGCCAGCAAAGCGCGCGCAAAAGGTGGTTTATCTGCCGCAGTCCCTGCCGCAGGGCGTGCATCTTCATGCCCTTGAGTCGGTCATTGTCGCCCGCAGGGCAAGCGGCAACACGCGCACGCATAACGTTGAACAGGAAGCGTATGCCATTCTCGAAAAGCTGGGCGTTGCCCATCTGGCAATGAGCTTCCTCGACCAGCTCTCCGGCGGTCAGAAACAGCTGATTGGGCTTGCGCAGTCGCTCATCCGCCAGCCGGACCTGCTGCTGCTGGACGAGCCCCTAAGCGCCCTCGATCTCAACTATCAGTTCCACGTGATGGATATCGTTGCTCGCGAGACGCAGCTGCGCAACATCGTCACCGTGGTGGTGATCCACGATATCAACATCGCCCTGCGCCATGCGAACTACGCCATGATGCTCAAAGGCGGAGAGCTGATTTCCAGCGGGCTGCCGGGAGAAGTGGTGAATTCCGCCAATCTGGCGACGGTGTACGGCGTGGATGGCCGGGTTGAATACTGTTCCCGTGGGCTACCGCACGTGGTGGTCGACGGGTTAACGCCATAAAAAAGAAGACGGGGAAAACATGACGCTAACAAAACGAATCGCTGCCGGCCTGGCCCTGGTATTTATGCCTCTGCTTGCGCTGGCCCAGAGCTGGCCGATCACGGTAAAGGATCTGGATAACCGCACTGTCACCGTTGAACGCGAGCCGCAGCGCATCATCCTGCAGGACGGACGCGATATTTTCACCCTGGCTCTGCTGGAGCGTGATAATCCGTTCGCCCACGTGGTGGCCTGGAACAACCTGCCGAAAAAACAGGATACCGAAACCTGGAACGTGCTGAAGCGCAAATGGCCGGAAGCGGAAAAGATCCTCGACATGAAGTTTTCCGACCAGGGAAACGTCGATCTCGAAACGGTGATCTCCCGCCAGCCTGACCTGATGATCGCCCAGCTTCGTGCCAAACCGTCGCTGGTGCAGACCGGCGTGCTGGCGAAGCTCGAGGCGCTGCATATCCCGGTTGTGTTCGTGGATTACGAACTGCATCCGGTCCAGAACACGCTGCCAAGCATCGCCCTGCTGGGTAAGGTCATGGGCCAAACCGATCGCGCGCAGGCCTATATCGATTTCTATCAGCAGCGTCTGGATACGATCCACCAGCGTCTGGCGAACGTCAGCAAGAAGCCGCTGGTCTTTATCGAACCGATAGCCGGCGTAGGTGGCCTGGATAACGGCTGCTGCTTTACCCACGCGCGCAACGGCTGGGGCGGGCTGGTGGAGGCCGCAGGCGGGAACAATATAGGTTCACAGCTGCTGCCGGGCGCAACCGGGAATATCTCGGTGGAAAAAATTATCTCAATGAACCCGGATTACTACCTGATGACCGGGTCTAAGCGTCCGGGTAAAGGTACGGCGGTGATCCCATTCGGCTATAACGTCCCGGCGGGCGACGTGACGGCAGCGTTTAATGCCCTGCTGGCGCGTCAGGGCGTTGCCAGCATTCCGGCAGTCGCAAAAGGCCATACCGGGGCGC is a genomic window containing:
- a CDS encoding ABC transporter ATP-binding protein translates to MTDGLLVRDLHTGYRKKKIINGLTTPLLPRGKITALLGPNGSGKSTLLRALADLNPAEGALLLNGDDLMTLPPAKRAQKVVYLPQSLPQGVHLHALESVIVARRASGNTRTHNVEQEAYAILEKLGVAHLAMSFLDQLSGGQKQLIGLAQSLIRQPDLLLLDEPLSALDLNYQFHVMDIVARETQLRNIVTVVVIHDINIALRHANYAMMLKGGELISSGLPGEVVNSANLATVYGVDGRVEYCSRGLPHVVVDGLTP
- a CDS encoding ABC transporter substrate-binding protein, which encodes MTLTKRIAAGLALVFMPLLALAQSWPITVKDLDNRTVTVEREPQRIILQDGRDIFTLALLERDNPFAHVVAWNNLPKKQDTETWNVLKRKWPEAEKILDMKFSDQGNVDLETVISRQPDLMIAQLRAKPSLVQTGVLAKLEALHIPVVFVDYELHPVQNTLPSIALLGKVMGQTDRAQAYIDFYQQRLDTIHQRLANVSKKPLVFIEPIAGVGGLDNGCCFTHARNGWGGLVEAAGGNNIGSQLLPGATGNISVEKIISMNPDYYLMTGSKRPGKGTAVIPFGYNVPAGDVTAAFNALLARQGVASIPAVAKGHTGALYHHFYNNPYNIIAIEALSKIFYPTQFEDVDPQADYHTIITRFTAIPDDNIILSYTPSR